The Arachis ipaensis cultivar K30076 chromosome B03, Araip1.1, whole genome shotgun sequence region ACTGAATTAGATCATGATTTAGTTGATGACTAATTTGGCTAAAAAATTTTGTAGCTAAGGAAGAATTGGGTCATTGCCCGAAAGATGAGAGGGCTATGGATGGAAACAATTCAAGACTTTCTTTGTCATATCAAAGTCAAGGACCGTCTAAACTTGAACGTATGATCGATAGTTGCTCCGTGCTTGGATCTACGCCATCTATTGTTTCTGAAGATGATGCTGTGGTAGCTCCTGTTAATGAGTTATCTCATGGTAATGGGTCAGAATTAACATCATCACCAGACTCACTTGAATTGGATATGCAATTCCATAGCAAAGGCTTGACTAGCGAGTGTTTATTTGTGCCGTCCGTAAAAGAAGTTGGAAATGCTCCGTGCAATGATAAGGAAGACTCAAAGCAGCAGGGCAGTAAACCTGATTATGTCATCGCTGCTAATGATGGTAGTTGTACCGTGGAGCAGTTTGCCGTGTTTGATGAAGAATGTGTACTAACAACTCCACCTGATGCAGATACATTTGACAAGCAAGAGATCAATAAATTAGGCCAATTAGAGAGCAATGCTCAGAATATGTATAATGTCGAAGCTATGGATATGAGCAAAAGTAATCAGGAAAATGCTGTTGAAGGTTTTTCTCAGAAGGCCGACATGAGAAAAGATTCTATTATTAAGAGTAAATCTGTAAGAATCTATCTTGCTTTCAATTTTCAAATATTGTTACAGCTTTTTACTAAATTCAAATTCTGCTGTTCAATTGAATTAGATCAGAACCTTAGCTGTTGAAATACTTTGACGATTTTGTGTATCGAGATgtttagaaattttattttggtagTTGGTTGGGTTTGTAGCACCTCCTACGCATGTTTTTCCTTTTTTCCCTATCTGTGTCATTTTAATAACTAAGCTTGGGATGTCTATGCAGGTACCTAGATCAAATTTGCACAGGAAACTTTTCATAAACCCACGTTCATTTGGCTACAAAAGGTTGCTTCCTTTTCTAATGGATTTCACTAAAGACGAACGTGGTAATTGTTGTGTTTTCGACTACTCGTATCATTTAATTTATAATGCATTAAATAAATCAATTACAGATTATGAGTGCTAATTGAGCTATTGATTTTATGTTGCACATAAATATTAGATCACCAGACGCATCCTAAAGAAGATGAGGTGGATACTGCCAGGAAAATACAATTTCCTCTCTTATCTCAAAATCAAGGAGCATCTATCAGCAAACACAATATAGACGATAGCTCCAGGCATGATACAATTGAATCTAACAAAGTGGTGAGCAATATATTAGTAGATTCTACCAATGAGTTATGTCATGGTAACCAGCCGAAGTTGACATCTTCCCAAGAGTTGCCTGAATTGCCGATGCAGCTCGATGCAAGAGAAATGGTTCATGAATGTTTATCTTTTCCCTCTGCAAATGAACATATTGAAAAAGTTGAGATAGTTCCTAAAGACGAATGCTTGAGTGTCTCAAAGTTTGATCCGCATTCAGTAATGGGCTTACACTGTGAAGGTGTTAATCACGTGCAAAATATATCCTGCGAACAACACAATAGTGAGTCACCACCCAAAGCTCAAAATGTGCTTGGTATTGACTGTAATGTCTCTAATCTTACATTTGAGCATCATTCTAGTAAAGAAAAAGGACCATCTGTTGCTTATGATGAAGGTAAACCGTCTGAAAGTCTGGAGAATTGCAAGACTGTTTGTGGATATTTTCTTGAAGGTCAGAGTGTAAAAAAATTGGATCGTAATAAGCCAGATGTGCAAGATAAAGAAAAAACAAATCACAAAATTTGCAGTAGTGACAACGCTGTAGTTTTGAATCATGTCAGTCTTTTAGGTGAAGGGCCCAGATCGTCACCGGAGAAAGTTATATTAGGAAAATCAGACATGGAGGGGCATGGTGCTGGGAGCCAGAAAGCAGGAAGTGTTCTGAAAGGCATAGTTTATGGTGCAAGGATGCCTTCAAAAGGAAAAAACGATAAACATGCTAATCAAGTTCATGAAGCCAGAAATAGCTCTGAAATTAAGACGAGATTGGTGAGTGTCATTTCATTTGTATTTGTTTTTCCCTGCAGAGTGTTAGTCCCTAGACTATATGAAACTGATTACAAAACCTTTTCCCCTATCCCATGTgtgaatataaattttatttttcaattacgtGGTTTCAAAAACAGGTTATAAATCGTTGCTCACATATGGAGTTGTTGAAGCAAACAGCAAGTTACAGCTACAAAAGATTGCTTCCTTATCTCTCGAATACCATGAAAGATAGTTCATGTAAGTGTTGGGTCTAATTCTTTATACTCAGTCAGCTGATATGAAAATATCTCTCTTGGCAAAATTGGCTACTGCATTATGAGTTAGAAACTAACTTTTTGATGATCTTAATATTTTAGGTGCTACTGAGAGTGATCATTGCCCAAAAGTTCAGAAGCTCTTGGATCAAACAAGCTCATATTCAAACATGCAAGCAACTCCGGTATGTGATCCAACTGGTTGTGCTCCATTAAAACGTTGCAGGGGCAGTCCTTGTGAATTAAATAATGATAGTTCAAGCCCAATACTTGAAGTTCCTGAATATAAGCCATCACGCAATTCATGCAAAGTGATTCAACTGCACGATGAACAGGTTGTATCAAATGGACACTGCAAGCCGGAAAGCTCTCCTTGTCCACGGATTTCTGATAACAACATAGATTCACCAATCATACCCTATGGCCCTATGGCTATCACCAGAGATGAAGAGGCTGCGTCTGTGTTACCTGCACCATCGGTTTACTCTGAAGTTAAAGGAAATAGTTCTTTCCCGACATCTCTTAATGAGGAGGAGAAGCCTTTGGAAACATGTAGATGTCAGAGTTTGTCTCAAGCAACGTTCTTGGATCAACCTAGAGTCTCTACCACTAGCTTCAAAAGGGGAATTTTGAAAAGAAGTCCAAGAGGATGCAGAGGGCTTTGCTCATGCTTGAATTGTGCCTCTTTTCACCTTCATGCAGAAAGAGCATTTGAATTCTCTAGAAATCAGTTTCTAGATGCCGAAGAGGTTGCCCATGACCTTATAAAGGAACTATCTCATTTAAGAAAGATATTAGAAAGATCCACGGAGAGTGTCAACGGCAATCCTATCCTTGACAGAAGCCAGGTGAGTGCTACAATATTGATATCTTATATCTCTACTTTACTCACTTGATCACTATCTTCCCCATGACATGCAGTTTCTGATGCCTTTACATATTTATCCATCTACATATTTCAGGTGAAAGAAGCCTGCAGGGAAGCATTAGTTGCAGAGCAACTTGCAAAAGACAGGTTTAGCCAGATGAATGATGATCTTAACATTCATTGTAGAATCTCGGTATGTGCATATTTATAACCAAATCCCAAATTGGATACTCCAGTTGAACATCTCGTTTATATCAGCTATATTTGTGCAGAACTTGCAGCGCCCAAGGGTTAGATTTTCAGATCATGTTGAGCAAAAGGTAATTGAGGCACGCAGATAAACAGGTGTCTCATTACATCTGAGCTTGGAACTCTGTTTCTGCATGTGTGAGGCTAATCTTGGAAAATCAAACTGCAGGGGAAGTGTTCTGTTGGTATGCAGTAGAGAAATTAGTTAGTATCGtcgtgtaatttttttatttagtcctattgttcttttttattgtttGAAGTTGTGAATATATTTTGATTTGCAACTTGGAACTTTTCAATCTTACTGGTTCTGTTATATAGCGATTTTGACAAGAAGACACTGGCCAAGTTTCAAATGTTAATCTTTAGAGGTTAGAAAGACGTTTAGGTTTGACGTGTAGATAAATATTGTACGTGATACTACCAAATTATGCTTATAATTAATGGGTTACCTATAATTAATTATATGGATATGGGTTGTATTGTTTGAGCTTAATTTTTTGGatttaatcttttaaattttaaattttattttagaaaataaagcgTAATttctcattatttattttatagatggaatcaagaaaaaatataagaaaaataacATTCAAaaatgagagatcacactttattctctaaaataattctctaaaataaaaattgaaaatttagaggatcaaaatcctaatttttcatatATCAATTATAGTATAATATATATTACGTAAAATGAGTTGATCATACGTGTATgtaggctaattttttttgttatggaagtagaagtggTGATATAccttaacattgtaatttttggtgttttttaaaactGTGTAAGTACTAAGTACTGAAATCGGAGGGTTCGATTTCTGtacctaaattttttttttaccacaaatcggacggtccgatttgtgtacctcgAGAAATTGGACGGTCTGATTTCTGTACCTCTAATAAATCGGATGGTTCGATTTTTGCTTCTCTAATTAAACGATCTCACATTTGAGTATAATACCCCAACAATCCATATTTTAAAAAAACACCACTAccactccaatattaaaaataaaaaattcgtgTATGTATTGATAAGTCTTGAGAGAGGTATAACCCGATTTGTCTAAAGTTGATGGATGATGTATATGTGGACTTTAAGAGAAATAGTAGTGACGGGCACTTGCAAAGGCGTTTCAACGCTCAAGTTAGTCCGAGTAAGAGATGGGTATAATGTTATTCAAAGTGAATAGCGTATATTTTTTACGTTGTTAGGGTTTTATATTTATAGAGTGTTGTCTTTTCGGAGTGGTTGAGCTATTTTCCTGATATTTTGGTAACCGACCTTAATTTGTTTCGGAGTGGTTCTATTAAGGACAAGATCATCTctaattgaaaaataaatcaCGTTTTATTTCACTTGGATTCTGATTTATAGGTATAATTGGGTGGAGTTATAATTAACGGATCACAATTCTTAAATTTGACCTGTGTATTTTTTAATAAGACaagttgagtttttgagctataAATTGGAATCGTAGTAATAGTAGTAGCTCCCAAATTCAATTTGATACGTTTAGAAAATAATAACCATGTTAGAGAGGAAAGCTTGaggtaaataaataataaataaggtaaaaaaaatttgagagttataataaataatagaatcgTGAAAATTAGGCTCCAATATGTAATATTCGGAAAAAAAGTTTGATAGTAAAAATCTTTAGAGTAATGGTTAGAAGTAAAataaagtagaaaataaaataaaataaaaataaaaatagtaaatgATGGATATGTAATGAATATCTTTTTCTTTCAAACATTATAGTTACCAAGGTCATAATGGCTGGTTGTAACGGCTGAGTTATAGATATAATAACTGAGTTGTGTGTAGGTAAGTTATGAGTCATGAAAACCTAACATTTTTTTTACGTAATCTCTGAATTATAACTTGTAGTCGCCTTAGTTATAGTGACTATATCACAATCTTAAACTTGACttgtttatttttaaaagaaGCAGGTTGAGATTTTATGAAAATCGAGTTATAACTCGACAAGATATAGAATAGATGGGGTTGTGTTATAATTCAGGGATACGAGGATTAGTTCCCAAGATCAACTTGATAATCTTAAAAATATAATTGGACAAGCTTGTCATTGAAAAATGTGTTGCTTATACCTATATCTTTTTTAATGAGTTTATAGTTGATTGTTTGTTGGACTGATGCCGACTTATAGGTGTAGTTCGCTTTGACTGACTCCGACTTATAATTATCGGTTTGTTTGAAGTGCTTCCGATTTATAAGTGTCGGTTTGTTGAATTGATACTGTAATGACTCAATTTCTAGTATGTCATTATCACACTAGAAgttaagtgttactaacttactTCCCTATTTATTAgctaatatttattatatgagcctgctTTGTTGTTAAAACGTAGTCGTTTCCGCGggatatctcttttttttttcgcgttCGATTTAATAAGCAGAAACATTTATAGATACCATCACAGGTAATAATAGATAAAGCAGTTCAAAACTAttccacatatatatatatatatatgtatgttgcACGTCGGTTAATACCATTTAGGGTTGACATCCCTAGGAGTAGATAGTTATTAACTATCTACACACACATATATCCCAGGCCTTGATGTAAATCTCGTAAAATTAacgaataattagtcaataaattaatttttaataaaagaagtTAGAActgtaaattttatagtttaataaggtagagctaattaaaataagaattttgacactaattttaaagaatttggctcaAGATTAGGTCGAACGGACCGAACCGATGGAACAGAGTACGAACCGGACCCGTGGGCCCAACCAATCCATCAAATTTAATGAGCTTAAACTCATTCTTTCTCCCCATTCATGCAAACACGGTGAGGTTCAACAAGAGAGGGCGAAAAACACTTTCCATTTGCAAATCCTCACTTAAACCTTTGATTCTACATAACTTCTCGCTCTGAGTTCCGATCGCCACATCGTTTGCAGCCATGCGTCCACAgtgacgagctctacaaagcccagtatATTGTAAGGTAAAGTTCAGTTTCAATTCTCTCTTCTCAAATCCAAAAATTTCATGATTTGGGGGGTGTTGAGATTTTAGTTAATTTGATATTTTAGGATCAAATTGACTTGAGGAATTAGTGGGCTTTTGCTAAATTGAGGCATATACACGTACACGTGGCTCACGTGTACACGTGATAAATTAGGAATAGTGAtaaatgaaactaatgaaaaaaaatTGGAGTAAAAGAGTAAAGATATTTTATTAATGAAGGAGAGTACATCACCGTATTTCGACTTATGAACTTAGTTGTAATACACTTTTAAGGAAAAGATATTCTCTATCCTTGTTATAGTGTTGTCGCAAAATGTATGCATCTCGTCTGATGAGCTTTGGGGTGACTATCACCGCAGTTTTAGCTTTCGAGGTAGGTTGTCATCATTACCAGGATTTTTTTGCTCTCCTCATTATCTCGGTTGTTCTGTTTCTGATTTAATAATTTGGCTATCCGCTGAACTTCTGTTCGCAACGACTCATTAATAGCTGACAGCTTGGCTTCGGTGTAAGGGGGAGGAGGAGGATTGTTTTACTCTTCTGCCATTGATTATGACATGTAAAAAAGGGTAAAATCAAAGCAAAAGAGATAATGGTGGGATTAAGTAAAATCATCCTGTCCAAGGTTGAGCTTATCTTCGTTTGGAACGGATGAGGTATACGTCAGTTTTTTTTTGTCTAGGATGAATGAGGTATACGTCGGCTCCAAAAGAAACAGCGGCGGCGGACACCTGTAAAGACATTCTGACACTTAAGTTAATAAGAGTAAGATATGGGTATAATATTAGGGCAGGATAGGGTACGcgtttagggtgtaccctaccctaccatATCCGCACCCTATATATAACACACATTTTATAtaagaaaaagtctaggggccagcaacttttttcAAATTCTggtcagcatgtaaccagcaaggaaaagtgagctattggatgaaatctcacaccattaaaatcatcattaatggctatttgatggctacaaatcacaaaaattgctggccccctagcactcctcttttATAAAAATTAAGTATATAATGAAAAAGGTGAGAGTTGAACCCACAACTTCTCTCATGTAGTAATTTGTAATAAATGAGTAACCACTAAACTAATTAGTAGGGATGGCAAAAATTTCCGACAGGGCGGGTATCCGCGGGGATTTATCCGCCGGGGAGCAGGTTTGGGGGGAATTTTTTCCCCATGGGGGGCGGGGACGGGTACCCGTATAATAAACGGGGTGGGGGCAGGGGGAGAGGTCTCCGCCCTGTGGGTATCCGTTTATTACCCGTGATtgtaaaattacaaaaatgccttcgtatatatatatataagtttctTGAAACCCTATCCCTCAAACCACACACTTTGTGCCTCTCTCTCACCCACTTCACTCTCACTGTCTCACACACGAGCCTCTCTCTCACAGTCGTCTCACTCAATCTCTAATCTCCAACACCTcccacctcctccttcttccttcGAACTGCGTCGCCGGCGTCTTCACTCTCAGTCCCTCACCTTCTTCTGTCTCTGCCGCCGCTCACCTTCCTCCGTCGCTGCCGTCGCTCACCTTCTTCCATCACTGCCGCCGCTCATCACTCTTCCTCCGTTGCTGCCGTCGCTCACCTTCTTCCATCACTACTGCCGCTCACTCTTCCTCTCACTACTTTGCTCATTGCTTGCTGCTAGCTTCACCGCCGCCTCCACCTCTGCTTCGCAACGAAGCCTCAGATCTGCGACGATGATGACAAGCTTCCTCCAACAACGCCTCTGCTCCACGATGCCGATGACGCTTCTCCCACCACGACTCTAGGTCGCTCTACTCAACGACGATGACGACGACTATGCTCTGTCGCTGTGGCCGGCCACCTTACAATAAGTTGGATGTTTCTGTTAATTGATTAAATTGGTTTTAATGtatgttttgatttttgattgatGAAATTGCTATGAAATTGGGACATTGGAGTTAGGGTTTAAATTCTGTTTATGTGATCTGATTTTAGATTTAgggttttgattctgttaatgTGAAATTAGGTTTATGTTTAGGGTTTggattttgttgattgataaattTGGATTAGAGTTAGATTCTATTGCTATAAAATTGGAATTAGAGTTTGGATTCTTAACTTTTTACTGTAAAATTGGATCATAATACTGAGATTTTTGTGAAATTGTTGTTATTTACTGGATTttgttctttttaaattttttcttatttgtttCCTCAATTTCTCCAAACCCCGCGGATATCCGCAGATATCCTAATATCCAGCGAGGACGGGGCCCCCGGTACCGTCACGGGGACGGGGCGGGGACGGGGAGGGTTTCTGGAGGCGGGGGACATGTCTTCGCCCCATGggacccgttgccatccctactaattagttaatttagtTATTTAAAANNNNNNNNNNNNNNNNNNNNNNNNNNNNNNNNNNNNNNNNNNNNNNNNNNNNNNNNNNNNNNNNNNNNNNNNNNNNNNNNNNNNNNNNNNNNNNNNNNNNNNNNNNNNNNNNNNNNNNNNNNNNNNNNNNNNNNNNNNNNNNNNNNNNNNNNNNNNNNNNNNNNNNNNNNNNNNNNNNNNNNNNNNNNNNNNNNNNNNNNNNNNNNNNNNNNNNNNNNNNNNNNNNNNNNNNNNNNNNNNNNNNNNNNNNNNNNNNNNNNNNNNNNNNNNNNNNNNNNNNNNNNNNNNNNNNNNNNNNNNNNNNNNNNNNNNNNNNNNNNNNNNNNNNNNNNNNNNNNNNNNNNNNNatttttaattgtaattttaattttgttttttatttttattttattaatatgtatgaaatatgaaatgattgaattttatatttactttgaaaaaatttgatatttctgcgagCAAGGTAGGGTAAGGTAGGATTTAGAACTTTAGGATACGGATAGAGTTAgaattgagagattctcaactcagataaaataggatagtgttttaataaaattttcaacccaTAAATAGgcttaaattaaaatagaattcatACCCTACTAGTTACCAACTCTAGTCATTAAACGTTCTGGTGTTGTGTTATCTAGTACTTAAAAGTTTTACTTTAAACTTATATGTCTAAACGCTCGTGAATAATGAATTCATGATAGATGTTCTACTATTTTAAAATCTCCCCAATactttaaattagattttaatcTCTCAACTACATACGGAGTCTACTGTAttaaggtttttctttttctttctttttttttaaggtGATGTTACTATTGAAGTCCAACCGATGAATCAAATGATCAAGTAAAGAAGATTAGTTTCTATGAACAACTACTTTTATAAGTATACAACACAAATGACAACGCAACCAGTACTAACCTGttaaaaaatatacatattttCTATGGCTTTAAAATTTTATAGTGATAATACTTTTGGAATTTTTAATACAAGAGATTTTTAAACCATTTATATAAGGCTATATACTAATATCAATTCATTCAAAACTAAAACGTTTGTCCTTCGATGAAAACTTCCTAATTCCCTTAATAGACAGTTGTATTTTGGTGAATTTAGCGTCATTTTggattgattttaaaaagatatatttaaatagactttttaaaaatattttttgtttttacttttttaaagttaaagtattattaatttttttaaaataacttttttttaaaaaatatatttaagtatataaaaatatttttcttactcAAATAAGTTTAGACACTAGCTACTTGTGTTAATAAAATGCAATTTATAAAAATACGGATTTTAGTTAAAAGATATTTTAAGAGCGttgattaaaagaaaataaaatataaaaaattgatcTTTCAAATACTCTTTAACAAGTATTTTACTTAGCaaaattctaaaattattttattgaaaacCCATAGGCTTTTTTATGACAACTTTAGAAACAATGATGTCACGTAAATCAAATTTGAGGCACGGACAACTTTGGTCGGAGTGCTTCTTTCCATAATTGTCTTTTCCCCCTTTTTCGCCGCTTGATTTTTTGTCTGTTTTGAATATTATCAAAGACatagtaaaaagtaaaaaatttaatttgttaataaTTGGTCTATcagagaattttttatttttaatattggagtaGTAATGGTGTTTTTCTTAAATGTAGATTGTTGGGGTGTTATATTTAAATGTGGGATCGTTTAACTAgaggtacagaaatcggaccgACCGATTTGTGAGAGATACACAAATCGGTCCCAGGAATTTCTTAGAGGTACACAAATCGATTCCAGGgatttatgtttaaaaaaattaaaaaattttaagtacagAAATCAGTCCCAAGAATTTGTATACTTCCACAGatttaaaaaacaccaaaaattaccaTGTTAAAGTATATTATCACTTTtacttccataacaaaaaaaaattagcctctaTCAAAAACCTGAATTCTTCGTAGTAATTcagtatatttttttaaataaattagatatttttaattttagacaTTACAAATTTATTCATACTATATTTACATATACAATACTTAAAGATTTTATTTACTATTTCACCTAACTAAATTTGGACAATTTATATAAGTAAAACATTAGAGATTAAATTtacataaatataattttttaaaatagattACATTCGTGTCCTGATTTAATTTTATGTAAACTGTGACAACTTCTCACAATTTACAATTTTCATGTAATTCGCTACATTCTATCGCGAATTACGAGTAACAGCCGCTTTCTAATCCGTTATATCCTGCCGCAATTTACGTTGAAACTCACACAAAACATAAATCTACATCCCTACCATAGTTTATGTTCAACAAAATTGAAGCATAAATTATTACAAAATGTAACGGTTTATAAACAAACAGAATAAAATTGTCGTTTTTTATTTTTCGTGTGGGAGAGAAAAACGTGTATGACAATATGGTGTGAGGAGAGAAGTGTTTTATTTGGCTATGGGATGACACAAATCGGAGGTACCGATTTATTTACATTGTTTTgtcttttaaaaaatacaaatcggaccatccgatttggagtttaattttttctttaagcaaatcggaccctccgatttgtaatttatttttttcatcaaacaaatcggaccgtTTGATTTAAATAAAATACCATGTAAAAAAAACACCTAATTTTTCAATAACAATgcattacacatatatttaatcaatataaaaaaaattagcctaaaaTTATAAACAGTGTCAAGAAAcagaaatttataaaaaaataaataaataatttacaattaaaatatttgatgcaaatcgaaaacttttaggacaaaattaaaacaaaataaaacttaagagtatttttgaaacttttgttaaACTTCAAGaacaaaaagtatattttatctatattttaattataaatttctgTTTTCTGATGcggtttattattttattctacttaTTCATAATTCACTATATTCCATAGCAATTTATGCTTCGATTTCGTTGAGCATAAACCGTAATAAGAGTGTAACGGTTTATATTTTATGTGATTTTGAACATAAACTAAGTAGAATATAGCAGATTAAATTTAAGTGGGTGTTTGCTCATAATTCGCAATAGAGTACatcgaattatataaaaattataaatcatGGTAGGCGATAATAATTTACATAAGAGTTAAAATGtaacttgttttcgaaaattatattttgTGTAAATTTGACCCGCAaagattttatttatgtaaattatcCAATAAATTTTGAACCGAAATGCACTTATTACAAAGTATATATAATGACTACTAAACTAAGATTTTGCGTGTATAATAATAACTTCAACACGATTTTTGCATGAAGAATATGAGTACAATAATTAAGACAATAATAGACCCAAAAAACAGAGAGTCACAAATTATATAGCTGAAAAGACATCACTTATCACTATGTTCAAAAAATGATAAATGAATCACTTCACCCGAAGATAACATTATGTTGTCCTTCTTATTTACGAAATTTCAATAATTAAGAAGTTAAAACTACTAAAGTCCTGATAGATTTCACAGTGAGCgtaattaaattaaacaaaaatctaATAACCTTAGTTACAATGATAATTATAGTTTGCTTGAATTTGAGGGGTAAAATTCTCTCTGGAGAATCAATATGTATGATTGATCAATAACATACAAATAGAGGAcataattttgattttgatttttaaatggCCCACATTTGAAAATTGGAATCCTCTCATAGGAACCACACCTTATGGCCAATCGCATTGGCATTATAAACTGTTGGCATTCAATTATTCTATGACTTGGGAATTGGgatagtaaagaatttttattttcACTTAGCTGGATATACATTAACAAACTAGTATATAGtacaaaaaaacaaagaaaagtggCAGGGAATCATAAAAGAATCTAAAATGAAACATAGTAAACATAGTACAAAGAGCATTTGGCATTTGACTTGATGAAATTCATAATCANNNNNNNNNNNNNNNNNNNNNNNNNNNNNNNNNNNNNNNNNNNNNNNNNNNNCGCTTGAAATCATTGCAGTAGTTATAGATCATGAAATACTTCTGAACCCACCTCAGCCTTCTCCTTCCAACTGCGTCAATGTCACTTGTTTCCCACTCAGAGGAGCGCGTGTTGGGCCTCAGAGAGGCTGATGAGAGCTGCGTGGCCCTAAAGTTTCTGTAGTATGCAGTGAACGGTGCTTTGGCCCAATCAGTCTTCACAAGCCCACCTCTCGTGGCCCAATCATCTGCGTTCCACAGACTCGAATAGATTCTCATTGGTTGTTTCTTTGGGAAAGGAACACCCATAGATTCTGCGTTCTTGAAAACCCTTATTGGGATGTTATCAACCAAGAATctgcatcattattattattattaataagttgattaaaccccaattttatatatatatatatNNNNNNNNNNNNNNNNNNNNNNNNNNNNNNNNNNNNNNNNNNNNNNNNNNNNNNNNNNNNNNNNNNNNNNNNNNNNNNNNNNNNNNNNNNNNNNNNNNNNNNNNNNNNNNNNNGAAATAACAACCGGTGTTACTGGTACATTTGAAATTTTTCCAATATATTATTCAATGTtgttacaaaattaaaataagtatAACTTATAGTATTGAAGAACTTACATGATATGTTGGGGCTTCCAAATGACAGAGTAAGTGTGGAAGTTCTTGGTGGGATCAAACCAAAGGTGGAACTGTTGCTCTCTGTCACCTTTGCCT contains the following coding sequences:
- the LOC107629412 gene encoding xyloglucan endotransglucosylase/hydrolase 2 (The sequence of the model RefSeq protein was modified relative to this genomic sequence to represent the inferred CDS: added 108 bases not found in genome assembly), with protein sequence MGSTCTNHNGFYVGIMVIGLVVVSTMVGSCEGNFNQEFDLTWGGNRAKIFGGGQLLSLSLDRVSGSGFQSKREYLFGRIDMQLKLVAGNSAGTVTAYYLSSQGPTHDEIDFEFLGNLSGDPYTLHTNIFTQGKGDREQQFHLWFDPTKNFHTYSVIWKPQHIIFLVDNIPIRVFKNAESMGVPFPKKQPMRIYSSLWNADDWATRGGLVKTDWAKAPFTAYYRNFRATQLSSASLRPNTRSSEWETSDIDAVGRRRLRWVQKYFMIYNYCNDFKRFPQGLPAECRSRF